One window of Thalassovita mediterranea genomic DNA carries:
- the dksA gene encoding RNA polymerase-binding protein DksA: protein MADTKLNDYIPSDDEEFMNPRQQAYFRMRLEQWKSDILDGTKSTINNLQEDSSNLPDIVDRASSESDKALELRTRDRQRKLISKIDAALRRIDEGTYGYCDETGEPISLRRLEARPTATLSLEAQERHERKERTVRDD, encoded by the coding sequence ATGGCTGACACAAAGCTGAATGACTATATCCCGTCCGACGACGAGGAGTTCATGAACCCTCGTCAGCAGGCTTACTTCCGTATGCGCCTGGAGCAGTGGAAGAGCGACATTCTCGATGGCACCAAGTCCACGATCAACAATCTGCAGGAAGACTCGAGCAATCTTCCCGATATCGTGGACCGCGCATCATCTGAAAGCGACAAGGCACTGGAGCTTCGCACCCGTGACCGTCAACGCAAACTGATCTCAAAGATCGACGCAGCGCTGCGCCGTATCGATGAAGGCACTTATGGTTATTGCGATGAGACAGGCGAGCCGATCAGCTTGCGCCGTCTGGAAGCGCGTCCGACTGCGACGCTGAGCCTGGAAGCGCAGGAACGCCACGAGCGCAAGGAGCGCACGGTCCGCGACGACTGA